In a genomic window of Nocardia fluminea:
- the truA gene encoding tRNA pseudouridine(38-40) synthase TruA produces the protein MRLGISYDGTDFTGWARQPGLRTVQGVLEESLSKVLREPLQLTVAGRTDAGVHAEGQVAHFDTESEFDAGKLMYRMAKFLPKDVRITEIRTAPPEFDARFSALRRHYAYRLTIAPYGAQPLQARGVVPCKPGVDLDAMRAASRNLLGLHNFAAFCRRREGATTIRELQRFDWERDGDLLTAYVSADAFCWSMVRSLVGAVLAVGEGRRAPEWTTALLAETARSSSVTVAPAHGLSLIAVDYPADADLAARNAQTRESRTVPAPEGGCCGD, from the coding sequence GTGCGGCTCGGGATCAGTTATGACGGCACCGACTTCACCGGCTGGGCACGTCAGCCGGGGCTGCGCACGGTGCAGGGTGTGCTGGAGGAGTCGCTGTCGAAGGTGTTACGTGAGCCGCTGCAGCTGACGGTCGCCGGCCGCACGGACGCGGGTGTGCACGCCGAGGGGCAGGTCGCGCACTTCGACACCGAGTCGGAGTTCGACGCAGGCAAGCTGATGTACCGCATGGCCAAGTTCCTGCCCAAGGATGTGCGGATCACCGAGATCCGCACCGCTCCTCCCGAATTCGACGCCCGCTTCTCCGCGCTGCGCCGCCACTACGCCTACCGTCTCACTATCGCCCCCTACGGTGCCCAGCCGTTGCAGGCGCGCGGGGTGGTGCCGTGCAAACCCGGCGTAGATCTCGATGCCATGCGCGCCGCCTCACGAAACCTGTTGGGCCTGCACAACTTCGCCGCCTTCTGCCGCCGCCGCGAAGGCGCGACCACCATCCGCGAACTTCAGCGCTTCGACTGGGAACGCGACGGCGACCTGCTCACCGCCTACGTCAGTGCCGATGCCTTCTGCTGGTCGATGGTCCGCAGCCTCGTCGGCGCCGTTCTCGCGGTCGGCGAGGGCCGTCGTGCTCCTGAATGGACCACGGCCCTGCTCGCCGAGACCGCACGATCCAGCTCGGTCACGGTCGCCCCCGCCCACGGCCTGAGCCTGATCGCCGTGGATTACCCGGCAGATGCCGACCTCGCTGCCCGCAATGCCCAAACCCGGGAATCCAGAACAGTGCCGGCGCCCGAAGGCGGTTGCTGCGGCGATTAA
- the rplQ gene encoding 50S ribosomal protein L17, which translates to MPKPKKGRRFGGSASHQKAIFANLATALFEHGRITTTEAKAKAVRPYAEKIITKAKAGSLADRREVMKDIRNKDVVHVLFADIGPSFEGREGGYTRITKALPRKGDNAPMAIIELVREKTVTNEADRARRVAASQKTEEAPAAEVVEETAADETEAAADARSAEATEDKKDA; encoded by the coding sequence ATGCCCAAGCCCAAGAAGGGCCGCCGGTTCGGCGGCTCGGCGTCGCACCAGAAGGCGATCTTCGCCAACCTGGCCACGGCGCTTTTCGAGCACGGTCGGATCACGACCACCGAGGCCAAGGCCAAGGCGGTGCGTCCCTACGCCGAGAAGATCATCACCAAGGCGAAGGCCGGCAGTCTTGCCGACCGTCGTGAGGTCATGAAGGACATCCGCAACAAGGATGTCGTCCACGTCCTGTTCGCCGACATCGGTCCCTCGTTCGAGGGTCGCGAGGGTGGCTACACCCGTATCACCAAGGCGCTGCCGCGCAAGGGTGACAACGCGCCGATGGCCATCATCGAACTCGTCCGCGAGAAGACCGTGACCAACGAGGCCGATCGGGCCCGTCGCGTCGCCGCATCGCAGAAGACCGAAGAGGCCCCGGCCGCTGAGGTCGTCGAGGAGACCGCCGCCGACGAGACCGAGGCTGCGGCCGACGCTCGGTCCGCGGAGGCCACCGAGGACAAGAAGGACGCCTGA
- a CDS encoding DNA-directed RNA polymerase subunit alpha, whose translation MLISQRPTLTEEVVAENRSKFTIEPLEPGFGYTLGNSLRRTLLSSIPGAAVTSIRIDGVLHEFTTVPGVKEDVTDIILNLKGLVVSSEEDEPVTMYVRKQGPGTVTAGDIVPPAGVIVHNPDMHIATLNDKGKLEIELVVERGRGYVPAVQNKATGAEIGRIPVDSIYSPVLKVTYKVEATRVEQRTDFDRLILDVETKNSITARDALASAGKTLVELFGLARELNVEAEGIEIGPSPAEADHIASFGLPIEDLDLTVRSYNCLKREGVHTVGELVARTESDLLDIRNFGQKSIDEVKVKLHTLGLSLKDSPASFDPSSVVGYDASTGTWSDSGTFSDTDGGEQDYAETEQL comes from the coding sequence ATGCTGATTTCCCAGCGTCCGACACTGACCGAAGAGGTTGTGGCGGAGAACCGCTCGAAGTTCACCATCGAACCCCTCGAGCCGGGCTTCGGTTACACCCTCGGCAACTCGCTGCGTCGTACCCTGCTGTCCTCCATCCCGGGGGCCGCGGTCACGAGCATCCGCATCGACGGCGTCCTGCACGAGTTCACCACCGTCCCCGGCGTGAAGGAGGATGTCACCGACATCATCCTGAACCTCAAGGGCCTGGTCGTGTCCTCCGAAGAGGACGAGCCGGTCACCATGTACGTGCGTAAGCAGGGCCCGGGCACCGTCACCGCCGGTGACATCGTCCCGCCCGCCGGCGTCATCGTGCACAACCCGGACATGCACATCGCCACCCTGAACGACAAGGGCAAGCTCGAGATCGAGCTCGTCGTCGAGCGGGGTCGCGGTTACGTGCCCGCCGTGCAGAACAAGGCGACCGGCGCGGAAATCGGCCGGATCCCGGTGGATTCGATCTACTCCCCGGTGCTCAAGGTGACCTACAAGGTCGAGGCCACCCGTGTCGAGCAGCGCACCGACTTCGACCGTCTCATCCTCGACGTGGAGACCAAGAACTCCATCACGGCCCGGGACGCGCTCGCTTCGGCGGGTAAGACCCTGGTCGAGCTCTTCGGCCTGGCCCGTGAGCTCAACGTCGAAGCCGAGGGCATCGAGATCGGCCCCAGCCCGGCCGAGGCTGATCACATCGCCTCGTTCGGTCTGCCGATCGAGGACCTGGACCTCACCGTCCGGTCCTACAACTGCCTCAAGCGCGAGGGTGTGCACACGGTGGGCGAGCTCGTTGCCCGTACCGAGTCGGATCTGCTCGACATCCGTAACTTCGGCCAGAAGTCCATCGACGAGGTGAAGGTCAAGCTGCACACGCTCGGCCTCTCGCTCAAGGACAGCCCGGCGTCGTTCGACCCGTCCTCCGTGGTGGGTTACGACGCGAGCACCGGAACGTGGAGCGACAGCGGCACGTTCAGTGATACCGACGGCGGCGAGCAGGACTACGCCGAAACCGAACAGCTTTAA
- the rpsD gene encoding 30S ribosomal protein S4 — MARYTGPITRKSRRLRVDLVGGDQAFERRPYPPGQHGRARIKESEYLMQLQEKQKARFSYGVMEKQFRRYYEEANRLKGKTGDNLLRLLESRLDNVVYRAGLARTRRQARQLVSHGHFIVNGVKVNVPSYQVSQYDIIDVKEKSLPTLPFQVARETVGDRPVPGWLQVVPGRLRILVHQLPERAQIDVPLTEQLIVEYYSK; from the coding sequence ATGGCACGTTATACAGGCCCCATCACCCGCAAGTCGCGTCGTCTGCGCGTCGACCTCGTCGGAGGCGACCAGGCGTTCGAGCGTCGTCCTTACCCGCCCGGCCAGCACGGCCGCGCGCGGATCAAGGAATCCGAGTACCTCATGCAGCTGCAGGAGAAGCAGAAGGCTCGCTTCTCGTACGGCGTCATGGAGAAGCAGTTCCGTCGTTACTACGAAGAGGCCAACCGCCTCAAGGGTAAGACCGGCGACAACCTGCTCCGTCTGCTCGAGTCGCGTCTGGACAACGTCGTGTACCGCGCCGGTCTGGCCCGTACCCGTCGTCAGGCCCGTCAGCTGGTCAGCCACGGTCACTTCATCGTCAACGGTGTCAAGGTGAACGTCCCCAGCTACCAGGTCTCCCAGTACGACATCATCGATGTCAAGGAGAAGTCGCTCCCGACGCTGCCGTTCCAGGTGGCTCGCGAGACCGTCGGCGACCGTCCGGTCCCCGGTTGGCTGCAGGTCGTCCCCGGCCGCCTGCGCATCCTGGTGCACCAGCTGCCCGAGCGCGCGCAGATCGATGTGCCGCTGACCGAACAGCTCATCGTCGAGTACTACTCGAAGTAA
- the rpsK gene encoding 30S ribosomal protein S11, whose amino-acid sequence MPPKSRAAGPKKTQKSRRRDKKNIPHGHAHIKSTFNNTIVSITDPEGNVISWASSGHVGFKGSRKSTPFAAQLAAENAARKAQENGVKKVDVFVKGPGSGRETAIRSLQAAGLEVGSISDVTPQPHNGCRPPKRRRV is encoded by the coding sequence ATGCCTCCGAAGAGCCGGGCCGCTGGCCCGAAGAAGACTCAGAAGTCGCGTCGCCGGGATAAGAAGAACATCCCGCACGGCCACGCGCACATCAAGAGCACGTTCAACAACACGATCGTCTCGATCACCGACCCCGAGGGCAATGTCATCTCGTGGGCGTCGTCGGGTCACGTCGGTTTCAAGGGTTCGCGTAAGAGCACCCCGTTCGCCGCGCAGCTCGCTGCCGAGAACGCTGCCCGCAAGGCGCAGGAGAACGGCGTCAAGAAGGTCGACGTGTTCGTGAAGGGCCCGGGTTCGGGCCGCGAGACCGCGATCCGTTCGCTGCAGGCCGCGGGCCTGGAAGTGGGCTCGATCTCCGATGTCACTCCGCAGCCGCACAACGGCTGCCGTCCGCCCAAGCGGCGTCGCGTCTAA
- the rpsM gene encoding 30S ribosomal protein S13, whose product MARLMGVDLPREKRMEIALTYIFGIGRTRATQILAETGVSPDLRSKDLNDDDLAKLREYIEASDYKVEGDLRREVQADIRRKIEIGCYQGIRHRRGLPVRGQRTKTNARTRKGPKKTVAGKKK is encoded by the coding sequence ATGGCACGTCTGATGGGCGTTGATCTCCCGCGCGAAAAGCGCATGGAGATCGCGCTGACCTACATTTTCGGAATCGGGCGCACCCGCGCCACCCAGATCCTGGCCGAGACGGGCGTCAGCCCCGACCTGCGCTCCAAGGACCTGAACGACGACGACCTGGCGAAGCTCCGCGAGTACATCGAGGCTTCGGACTACAAGGTCGAAGGTGACCTGCGCCGCGAGGTTCAGGCCGATATTCGTCGCAAGATCGAGATCGGCTGCTACCAGGGCATCCGCCACCGTCGTGGCCTGCCCGTTCGTGGTCAGCGCACCAAGACCAACGCGCGTACGCGCAAGGGTCCGAAGAAGACCGTCGCCGGCAAGAAGAAGTAG
- the rpmJ gene encoding 50S ribosomal protein L36, with amino-acid sequence MKVNPSVKKICEKCKVIRRHGRVMVICDNLRHKQRQG; translated from the coding sequence GTGAAGGTTAATCCGAGCGTCAAGAAGATCTGCGAGAAGTGCAAGGTGATCCGCCGTCATGGTCGGGTCATGGTGATCTGCGACAACCTGCGCCACAAGCAGCGTCAGGGCTGA
- the infA gene encoding translation initiation factor IF-1, translating to MAKKDGAIEVEGRVVEPLPNAMFRIELENGHKVLAHISGKMRQHYIRILPEDRVVVELSPYDLSRGRIVYRYK from the coding sequence ATGGCGAAGAAAGACGGGGCCATCGAGGTCGAGGGTCGAGTTGTCGAGCCGCTGCCCAATGCGATGTTCCGGATCGAGCTCGAGAACGGTCACAAGGTTCTCGCGCACATCAGCGGAAAGATGCGGCAGCACTACATTCGTATCCTTCCGGAAGACCGCGTGGTCGTCGAGCTGTCGCCGTACGACCTGTCTCGCGGCCGGATTGTCTACCGCTACAAGTGA